One window from the genome of Halomicrobium zhouii encodes:
- a CDS encoding phosphoenolpyruvate carboxykinase (ATP): MSDLGMTVQPPAETLPNPAEADNVIYNPSFAQLREFSRELETTTEFGSPSYVSEHRSRNADRTKNAVDDEFGADDYRHVETAYDAVHEEEMVCLDRQLGRHPENSYVCRLFVPKEYGRIALAWAKLFEPVADEASEPDFYTVQLPDHDEVAIRVVPDEGMTAVLGSDYTGEAKKSFLRLFMFYAKEQGGLGLHAGTKRVDLETEDGMETVGQVFLGLSGTGKSTLTAHGLGLEEPEEATMLQDDVCALLPDGSVAGSEGQGLFIKTIGLDADEQPALYDAATHESAVLENVDVAEDGTVDFDGDEYTTNTRAIIQREHLSSADDEIDLPEIDQVFFITRNPAMPPIAKLTPEEAAAAFMLGESVQTSAGDPSKAGESIRVVGTNPFIVGSKGEEGNRFRDLIADLGVECFVLNTGSVGDRDVGVDDTVTLLREVSRGTVSWGTDDATGLDVPTSVPGMDVGRFDVADALDDHEAHVERLRNERLVHLSKFDDLADEIEDAVY; this comes from the coding sequence ATGTCAGATCTCGGGATGACGGTGCAGCCACCGGCCGAAACGCTGCCCAACCCCGCCGAGGCGGACAACGTCATCTACAACCCGTCGTTCGCACAGCTCCGCGAGTTCTCGCGCGAGCTCGAAACGACCACGGAGTTCGGCTCCCCGTCGTACGTGAGCGAACACCGGTCGCGCAACGCCGACAGGACGAAGAACGCCGTCGACGACGAGTTCGGCGCCGATGACTACCGCCACGTCGAGACGGCCTACGACGCGGTCCACGAGGAGGAGATGGTCTGTCTCGACCGACAGCTCGGTCGCCATCCCGAGAACAGCTACGTCTGCCGCCTGTTCGTGCCGAAGGAGTACGGACGGATCGCACTCGCCTGGGCGAAGCTCTTCGAACCGGTCGCCGACGAGGCGAGCGAGCCGGACTTCTACACCGTCCAGCTCCCCGACCACGACGAGGTCGCCATCCGCGTCGTTCCCGATGAGGGGATGACCGCGGTCCTCGGCAGCGACTACACCGGCGAGGCCAAGAAGTCCTTCCTCCGCCTGTTCATGTTCTACGCGAAGGAACAGGGCGGCCTCGGCCTCCACGCCGGCACCAAGCGCGTCGACCTGGAGACCGAGGACGGCATGGAGACCGTCGGCCAGGTGTTCCTCGGCCTCTCCGGCACCGGGAAGTCGACGCTGACGGCCCACGGCCTCGGCCTCGAGGAGCCCGAGGAGGCAACGATGCTCCAGGACGACGTCTGCGCGCTCCTGCCTGACGGCTCCGTCGCCGGCAGCGAGGGCCAGGGCCTGTTCATCAAGACCATCGGCCTGGACGCCGACGAACAGCCCGCCCTCTACGACGCGGCGACCCACGAGTCGGCCGTCCTGGAGAACGTCGACGTCGCGGAGGACGGCACCGTCGACTTCGACGGCGACGAGTACACCACCAACACGCGCGCGATCATCCAGCGCGAGCACCTCTCTTCGGCCGACGACGAGATCGACCTCCCCGAGATCGACCAGGTCTTCTTCATCACCCGGAACCCCGCGATGCCGCCCATCGCGAAGCTCACTCCGGAAGAGGCCGCCGCCGCGTTCATGCTCGGCGAGTCGGTCCAGACCAGCGCCGGCGACCCCTCGAAGGCCGGCGAGTCCATCCGCGTGGTCGGCACCAACCCCTTCATCGTCGGCTCGAAGGGCGAGGAGGGTAACCGCTTCCGCGACCTCATCGCGGACCTCGGCGTGGAGTGTTTCGTCCTCAACACCGGCAGCGTCGGCGACCGCGACGTCGGCGTCGACGATACCGTCACTCTCCTCCGGGAGGTCTCCCGCGGCACCGTGAGCTGGGGCACCGACGACGCCACCGGCCTCGACGTCCCGACGTCGGTCCCCGGCATGGACGTCGGTCGCTTCGACGTCGCCGACGCCCTCGACGACCACGAGGCCCACGTCGAGCGCCTCCGGAACGAACGGCTCGTCCACCTCTCGAAGTTCGACGATCTCGCCGACGAGATCGAAGACGCCGTCTACTGA
- a CDS encoding VanZ family protein — MREVRLPLLPAWLRWFGVAVVAGVIFYLSVVTTPPADPIVEPPELIPLDKWRHFFAYAAFGGSLAYATTDWGWSTRRLALLVLGTTVLYGVGIEVWQSFVPGRYMSLGDAYANGLGAVLVSPWYVIRSRVSFVPVGEFVPSFTE, encoded by the coding sequence ATGCGCGAGGTTCGCCTGCCGCTGCTGCCGGCGTGGCTTCGGTGGTTTGGGGTAGCCGTCGTCGCCGGCGTTATATTCTACCTCTCCGTGGTCACCACGCCGCCCGCGGACCCTATCGTCGAACCGCCGGAACTCATCCCGCTCGACAAGTGGCGCCACTTCTTCGCCTACGCAGCCTTCGGTGGAAGCCTCGCCTACGCGACGACGGACTGGGGCTGGTCGACGCGACGGCTGGCGCTGCTCGTTCTCGGGACGACCGTCCTCTACGGCGTCGGCATCGAGGTCTGGCAGTCGTTCGTGCCGGGCCGGTACATGTCGCTCGGCGACGCCTACGCCAACGGTCTCGGCGCGGTGCTCGTCAGTCCGTGGTACGTCATCCGGTCCCGCGTTTCGTTTGTCCCGGTTGGGGAGTTCGTCCCGTCGTTCACAGAGTGA
- a CDS encoding NAD-dependent epimerase/dehydratase family protein, whose amino-acid sequence MHVLIIGGTGLISTGITRQLVDSEHEVTCFTRGESDARVPETVDFVHGDRDERADLTAARDEVDPDCVLDMVCFSPDQAEQAVDVFADEVEQFVFCSTVDVYHRPLDTNPVQEDAPREPPVSDYGADKAECEDIFMAAHNRGDFETTIIRPWCTYGEGGTVLHTLGQGSYFLDRIRQGKPVVIHGDGQTLWGPCHRDDVARAFVNAVGNETAYGEAYHVTSEENITWGQFYETVADVMDAPDPEFVHIPTEILAEAVPDRTGMLLAHFQFSTVFDNSKARRDLDFEYTITFEEGVRRTIEWLEERDEIDDWDSENDDEIIAAWRDATGSFLEGV is encoded by the coding sequence ATGCACGTCCTGATTATCGGCGGCACCGGCCTCATCAGCACCGGTATCACGCGCCAGCTCGTCGACTCCGAGCACGAGGTGACCTGTTTCACCCGCGGTGAAAGCGACGCCAGGGTACCGGAGACCGTCGATTTCGTCCACGGCGACCGGGACGAGCGGGCGGACCTGACCGCCGCGCGCGACGAGGTCGACCCCGACTGCGTCCTCGACATGGTGTGTTTCTCGCCGGACCAGGCCGAGCAGGCCGTCGACGTCTTCGCCGACGAGGTCGAACAGTTCGTCTTCTGCTCGACTGTCGACGTCTACCATCGCCCGCTCGACACGAATCCCGTCCAGGAGGACGCTCCCCGGGAGCCACCGGTCAGCGACTACGGTGCGGACAAGGCCGAGTGCGAGGACATCTTCATGGCTGCCCACAACCGGGGCGACTTCGAGACCACGATCATCCGTCCGTGGTGCACGTACGGCGAGGGCGGCACCGTCCTCCACACGCTGGGGCAGGGGAGCTACTTCCTCGATCGGATCAGGCAGGGCAAGCCAGTGGTCATCCACGGCGACGGGCAGACGCTGTGGGGGCCGTGCCACCGCGACGACGTCGCCCGCGCCTTCGTCAACGCCGTCGGTAACGAGACCGCATACGGCGAGGCTTACCACGTCACCAGCGAGGAGAACATCACCTGGGGGCAGTTCTACGAGACCGTCGCGGACGTGATGGACGCCCCAGATCCGGAGTTCGTCCACATCCCGACGGAAATTCTGGCCGAGGCGGTCCCCGACCGGACCGGCATGCTGCTCGCCCACTTCCAGTTCTCGACGGTGTTCGACAACAGCAAGGCCCGACGGGACCTCGACTTCGAGTACACAATTACCTTCGAGGAGGGTGTTCGGCGCACTATCGAGTGGCTGGAGGAGCGGGACGAAATCGACGACTGGGACAGCGAGAACGACGACGAGATTATCGCCGCCTGGCGCGACGCCACTGGCTCGTTTCTCGAAGGGGTTTAG
- a CDS encoding sugar phosphate isomerase/epimerase family protein, with amino-acid sequence MDRDFAVGVQSVVFQDYSLAGLVDELGETGIRHLELWDRHLSADDDEKTIADALTAIDDAGIDVSGYGVVDIDDVGQARPHVAFADRLGADYVTVNYPPDRDDVTEALIDLAEEYKIDVGIHNYSSVHHDDLSQVFSSIADVRGVLDRYDHPRLGVCVDTGHFLVEDVAPDDVIRDLGERINSVHLKDTSAAEIEDLPGAGRLDLPHLVGLLDDHADVDAPLVIEYELPEDRVMEALETAEKNVRKAIAGDD; translated from the coding sequence ATGGACCGCGACTTCGCCGTCGGCGTCCAGAGCGTCGTCTTCCAGGACTACTCGCTCGCGGGACTGGTGGACGAACTCGGCGAGACCGGCATCCGACACCTCGAACTCTGGGACCGTCACCTCTCGGCCGACGACGACGAGAAGACGATCGCCGACGCCCTGACCGCGATCGACGACGCGGGGATCGACGTCTCCGGCTACGGCGTCGTGGATATAGACGACGTCGGGCAGGCGCGTCCGCACGTCGCCTTCGCCGACCGCCTGGGGGCCGACTACGTCACGGTCAACTATCCGCCCGACCGTGACGACGTCACCGAAGCGCTGATCGACCTGGCCGAGGAGTACAAGATAGACGTCGGTATCCACAACTACTCCTCGGTCCACCACGACGACCTCTCGCAGGTGTTCTCCTCTATCGCGGACGTCCGCGGCGTGCTCGACCGCTACGACCACCCGCGCCTGGGCGTCTGCGTGGACACCGGCCACTTCCTCGTCGAGGACGTCGCGCCCGACGACGTGATCAGGGACCTCGGTGAGCGGATCAACAGCGTCCACCTGAAGGACACCTCAGCGGCCGAGATCGAGGACCTCCCCGGCGCGGGACGGCTCGACCTCCCCCACCTCGTCGGGCTGCTCGACGACCACGCCGACGTCGACGCGCCGCTCGTCATCGAGTACGAACTGCCAGAAGACCGGGTTATGGAGGCGCTCGAAACTGCAGAGAAGAACGTCCGGAAGGCGATAGCAGGCGACGACTGA
- the hemA gene encoding glutamyl-tRNA reductase → MKRGTGVISGVSISHERSSMDDLEAASTDSQRGAVKALLADSRVEEAFVLQTCNRIEAYVVGDDETAGEALSLFTDRVPADVTVSMGHEESLRHLLRVAAGLESVVLGEDQILGQVRDAYEDARAVDGLGPILEDGITKALHVGERARSETAINEGTLSLASAAVRLAAREVALDGTTGVVVGAGEMGRLAAEALAEEVDRLIVANRTVPNAEYVADTVDVEASAVALDALAAAAEEARVVVTATNSPDHVVDADAFADAGETIVVDVAQPRDAHPEVDDLPGVTVLDLDALETVTEETREERREAAVAVESMIDAEFDNLLTQYKRKRADRVISAMYESAERVKARELETALGKLDLDDDQQQVVESMADAIVSQLLSAPTRSLRDAAEQDDWSTIHTALQLFDPNFGPDDDSQTQPSFAEGVAVEDIPEGMREEMPTGVLEELSDD, encoded by the coding sequence GTGAAGCGCGGGACTGGCGTCATTTCGGGCGTGAGTATCTCCCACGAACGCTCGAGCATGGACGACCTCGAAGCGGCGTCCACCGACAGCCAGCGCGGCGCCGTGAAGGCGCTGCTGGCCGACTCGCGGGTCGAGGAGGCGTTCGTCCTCCAGACCTGCAACCGGATCGAAGCCTACGTCGTCGGCGACGACGAGACCGCCGGCGAGGCACTCTCACTGTTCACCGACCGCGTCCCGGCGGACGTCACGGTGTCGATGGGCCACGAGGAGAGCCTGCGCCACCTGCTTCGGGTCGCCGCGGGGCTCGAATCCGTCGTCCTCGGCGAGGACCAGATCCTCGGCCAGGTCCGGGACGCCTACGAGGACGCCCGGGCCGTCGACGGCCTCGGCCCGATTCTGGAGGACGGCATCACCAAGGCGCTCCACGTCGGCGAGCGCGCCCGCTCGGAGACGGCCATCAACGAGGGGACGCTGTCGCTGGCCTCCGCGGCGGTCCGGCTCGCAGCCAGGGAGGTCGCCCTCGACGGCACGACCGGCGTCGTCGTCGGCGCCGGCGAGATGGGGCGGCTGGCCGCCGAGGCCCTCGCCGAGGAGGTCGACCGCCTCATCGTCGCCAACCGAACCGTGCCCAACGCGGAGTACGTCGCCGACACCGTCGACGTGGAGGCCAGCGCAGTCGCCCTCGACGCGCTGGCCGCGGCCGCAGAAGAGGCCCGCGTCGTCGTCACGGCGACGAACAGCCCCGACCACGTCGTCGACGCCGACGCGTTCGCGGACGCCGGGGAGACCATCGTCGTTGACGTCGCCCAGCCCCGCGACGCCCACCCCGAAGTCGACGACCTCCCGGGAGTCACCGTGCTCGACCTGGACGCGCTGGAGACCGTGACGGAGGAGACCCGCGAGGAGCGCCGGGAGGCCGCCGTCGCCGTCGAGTCGATGATCGACGCCGAGTTCGACAACCTGTTGACCCAGTACAAGCGCAAGCGCGCCGACCGCGTCATCTCCGCGATGTACGAGAGCGCCGAGCGCGTGAAGGCCCGGGAGCTGGAGACCGCGCTCGGAAAGCTGGACCTGGACGACGACCAGCAGCAGGTCGTCGAGTCGATGGCCGACGCCATCGTCTCCCAGTTGCTCTCAGCGCCGACCCGGAGCCTCCGGGACGCCGCCGAGCAGGACGACTGGTCGACCATCCACACCGCGCTCCAGCTGTTCGACCCGAACTTCGGGCCCGACGATGACAGCCAGACGCAGCCGTCGTTCGCCGAGGGCGTGGCCGTCGAGGACATCCCGGAAGGGATGCGCGAGGAGATGCCCACCGGGGTCCTCGAGGAACTGAGCGACGACTGA
- a CDS encoding precorrin-2 dehydrogenase/sirohydrochlorin ferrochelatase family protein: MIPLFHDFTDETVLVFGGGSVGARKSRKFADEADVVVVSPEFADADFGGAERVREAPDAEAVVEWIDRTDPALVVAATDDAALNDAIAEVADERGVLVNQTDASGERDANSVVVPATVEDGPVTMAVSTDGTSPAVSKYLRERFEEEFAGVGEMAELTAELRQDLRDEGMGPEERRAAVRRVVNSGRVWKALDSGRSNPSQVVSAVISNNTGDSS, from the coding sequence GTGATTCCGCTGTTCCACGACTTTACGGACGAGACCGTGCTAGTGTTCGGCGGGGGGTCCGTCGGCGCGCGGAAGTCCCGGAAGTTTGCCGACGAGGCCGACGTCGTGGTCGTCAGCCCCGAATTCGCGGACGCCGACTTCGGCGGGGCGGAGAGAGTCCGTGAGGCGCCCGACGCCGAGGCCGTTGTCGAGTGGATCGACCGGACGGACCCCGCGCTGGTCGTCGCGGCCACGGACGACGCGGCGTTGAACGATGCCATCGCCGAGGTCGCGGACGAGCGCGGCGTCCTCGTCAATCAGACTGATGCGAGCGGTGAGCGTGACGCCAATAGCGTCGTCGTCCCGGCGACGGTCGAGGACGGCCCGGTGACGATGGCCGTCTCGACCGACGGCACCAGTCCGGCGGTGTCGAAGTACCTCCGCGAGCGCTTCGAGGAGGAGTTTGCCGGCGTTGGCGAGATGGCAGAACTCACCGCCGAACTCCGCCAGGATCTCAGAGACGAGGGGATGGGGCCGGAGGAGCGCCGCGCGGCCGTCAGGCGCGTTGTCAATTCTGGCCGTGTTTGGAAGGCTTTAGATAGTGGCAGATCTAATCCAAGCCAAGTAGTTTCGGCCGTGATCTCGAACAACACCGGTGATTCGTCGTGA
- the ahbB gene encoding siroheme decarboxylase subunit beta produces the protein MTEDIDPVDRGILNAFQGGFPVTERPFEPAAAALREAGIDVTESELVDRIAAMDEAGTLSRFGALIDAEAIGGTATLVAMHAPEERFDEVVEQVNDHPEVAHNYEREHPHLNVWFVVSVADEDRVAEVLGDIEDETGQATYNLPKQQEFRVEAKFPVEGPLEDLPDGLDLSDLGPDVTPTERRGLTPDELDLVLEIQGGLPITATPYADVASVIGQDPSWVVETIKRFEQEGKVRRVGVVPNHYALGYSENGMTVWNVPDDVVDEVGPAIASFDFVTHCYERPRHDGVWPYNFFAMTHGRSEAKSEKRIEQVRERMEAFWDVGDDDWDSLFSTQILKKTGIRMDERAEANVIDPAEGD, from the coding sequence ATGACCGAGGATATCGACCCCGTGGACCGGGGTATTCTCAACGCCTTCCAGGGAGGGTTCCCCGTCACCGAGCGGCCGTTCGAACCCGCAGCGGCCGCGCTCCGCGAGGCGGGCATCGACGTGACCGAGTCGGAACTCGTCGACCGTATCGCCGCGATGGACGAGGCGGGGACGCTCTCCCGCTTCGGTGCGCTCATCGACGCCGAGGCCATCGGCGGCACGGCGACGCTCGTCGCGATGCACGCCCCCGAAGAGCGCTTCGACGAGGTCGTCGAGCAGGTGAACGACCACCCCGAAGTCGCGCACAACTACGAGCGCGAGCACCCCCATCTCAACGTCTGGTTCGTCGTGAGCGTTGCCGACGAAGACAGGGTGGCAGAGGTGCTGGGCGACATCGAAGACGAGACCGGCCAGGCGACCTACAACCTCCCCAAACAGCAGGAGTTCCGCGTCGAGGCGAAGTTCCCCGTCGAGGGCCCGCTGGAAGACCTGCCAGACGGCCTCGACCTGTCGGACCTGGGACCGGACGTGACGCCGACGGAGCGTCGTGGGCTGACACCCGACGAACTCGACCTGGTGCTGGAGATCCAGGGCGGCCTGCCCATCACCGCGACGCCCTATGCGGACGTGGCGTCGGTCATCGGCCAGGATCCGTCGTGGGTCGTAGAGACTATCAAACGGTTCGAACAGGAGGGCAAGGTTCGGCGCGTCGGCGTGGTGCCCAACCACTACGCGCTTGGCTACTCGGAGAACGGCATGACCGTCTGGAACGTCCCCGACGACGTGGTCGACGAGGTTGGTCCAGCTATCGCGTCGTTCGACTTCGTCACCCACTGCTACGAGCGCCCGCGCCACGACGGCGTCTGGCCGTACAACTTCTTCGCGATGACCCACGGCCGGAGCGAGGCAAAGAGTGAGAAACGGATCGAGCAGGTTCGCGAGCGCATGGAAGCGTTCTGGGACGTCGGCGACGACGACTGGGACTCGCTGTTCTCGACCCAGATCCTGAAAAAGACCGGCATCCGGATGGACGAGCGCGCCGAAGCGAACGTGATCGATCCGGCAGAGGGTGACTGA
- a CDS encoding zinc ribbon domain-containing protein: MLPDVTLGANLLVYVALGLAVPLSFAAAYRVVDRLSLGNYVDQYQTVAPDANRALEAPPNDATVDGEICPHCGERNDPTFEFCRSCTARVAV, encoded by the coding sequence GTGCTCCCCGACGTCACGCTCGGTGCGAACCTGCTCGTCTACGTCGCCCTGGGCCTCGCCGTCCCGCTATCGTTCGCCGCGGCGTACCGGGTCGTCGACCGGCTCTCGCTGGGCAACTACGTCGATCAGTACCAGACCGTCGCGCCCGACGCGAATCGCGCGCTCGAAGCGCCGCCGAACGACGCCACTGTCGACGGAGAAATCTGTCCACACTGCGGTGAACGCAACGATCCGACGTTCGAGTTCTGCCGGTCCTGTACCGCTCGCGTGGCGGTCTGA
- a CDS encoding DUF5778 family protein: MGTTEEDGETVDRDAIDNDLYQRTKALLEPGDIELNGVIVHTTYDGQEDIEMMEASLEVGDIISEHAGHDPADVYVYSGNDDPDFSSNQHQGKTIDGDEFVWECQQLLRDGAFRLIFYYEASADQEGIVADVQDAGYDVTSVKG, encoded by the coding sequence ATGGGCACGACTGAGGAGGACGGGGAGACGGTCGACCGCGACGCCATCGACAACGACCTCTACCAGCGGACGAAGGCGCTGCTCGAACCGGGCGACATCGAGTTGAACGGCGTCATCGTCCACACGACATACGACGGCCAGGAGGACATCGAGATGATGGAGGCCTCGCTGGAAGTGGGCGACATCATCTCGGAGCACGCGGGCCACGACCCGGCGGACGTGTACGTCTACTCGGGCAACGACGACCCGGACTTCTCCTCGAACCAGCACCAGGGCAAGACCATCGACGGCGACGAGTTCGTCTGGGAGTGCCAGCAGCTGCTCCGCGACGGCGCCTTCCGCCTCATCTTCTACTACGAGGCCAGCGCCGATCAGGAGGGCATCGTCGCGGACGTTCAGGACGCGGGCTACGACGTCACCAGCGTCAAAGGGTGA
- a CDS encoding cold-shock protein translates to MATGTVDFFNDTGGYGFIETDDADDDVFFHMEDVGGPDLEEGQEVEFDIVQADKGPRAENLTRL, encoded by the coding sequence ATGGCGACTGGCACAGTCGACTTCTTCAATGATACCGGAGGGTACGGCTTCATAGAGACTGACGATGCCGACGACGACGTCTTCTTCCACATGGAAGACGTCGGCGGCCCCGACCTGGAAGAGGGTCAGGAGGTCGAGTTCGACATCGTGCAGGCGGACAAGGGTCCGCGCGCGGAGAACCTGACGCGACTGTAA
- a CDS encoding cold-shock protein: MATGTVDFFNDTGGYGFIDTEDSDEDVFFHMEDIGGPDLEEGQEVEFDIVQADKGPRAENVERL, translated from the coding sequence ATGGCGACCGGTACGGTTGACTTCTTCAACGACACAGGCGGATACGGTTTCATCGATACCGAAGACTCCGACGAGGACGTCTTCTTCCACATGGAGGACATCGGCGGCCCTGACTTAGAAGAAGGTCAGGAAGTCGAGTTCGACATCGTGCAAGCGGACAAGGGTCCGCGGGCTGAAAACGTGGAGCGACTGTAA
- the uppS gene encoding polyprenyl diphosphate synthase: MLTRVRALAQGVYERMLEWELSSTPSHVAVIQDGNRRYARKEGKETTEGHVEGAETTEALLHWSDELDIDEVTLYTFSTENFNRPEDQLEAIFDLVEEKLRAFADADRVHENEVRIRAIGELEMLPERVQDAIDYAERRTASYDRLHLNVALAYGGRSQLLNAARDVASAVADGDLAPENVDVDAVEERLYEGPTRDVDLIVRTGGDERTSNFLPWHANGNEAAVYFCAPYWPEFRRIDFLRAIRTYENREESWRKHRARRALALVRAVGAAEAPKARQVLGRFKDALPSAEREAIEDEVEPAAD, encoded by the coding sequence ATGCTAACGCGGGTCCGCGCGCTCGCCCAGGGAGTCTACGAGCGCATGCTGGAGTGGGAACTCTCTTCGACGCCGTCGCACGTCGCCGTCATCCAGGACGGCAACCGCCGGTACGCGCGAAAGGAAGGAAAGGAGACGACCGAGGGCCACGTCGAGGGCGCCGAGACGACAGAGGCGCTGCTCCACTGGTCGGACGAACTCGACATCGACGAGGTGACGCTGTACACCTTCTCGACGGAGAACTTCAACCGGCCCGAGGACCAGCTCGAGGCCATCTTCGACCTCGTCGAGGAGAAGCTCCGCGCGTTCGCCGACGCCGACCGCGTCCACGAGAACGAGGTCCGCATCCGCGCCATCGGCGAGTTAGAGATGCTCCCCGAACGCGTCCAGGACGCCATCGACTACGCCGAGCGACGCACAGCGAGCTACGACCGCCTCCACCTCAACGTCGCGCTCGCTTACGGCGGCCGGAGCCAGCTCTTGAACGCGGCCCGGGACGTCGCCAGCGCCGTCGCCGACGGTGACCTCGCTCCCGAGAACGTCGACGTCGACGCCGTCGAGGAACGCCTCTACGAGGGGCCGACCCGGGACGTCGACCTCATCGTCCGCACCGGCGGCGACGAACGGACCTCTAACTTCCTCCCGTGGCACGCCAACGGCAACGAGGCCGCCGTCTACTTCTGTGCGCCGTACTGGCCGGAGTTCCGCCGGATCGACTTCCTGCGGGCGATCCGGACCTACGAGAACCGCGAGGAATCGTGGCGGAAACACCGCGCCCGCCGTGCCCTCGCGCTCGTGCGTGCCGTCGGGGCTGCCGAGGCGCCGAAGGCCCGCCAGGTACTCGGGCGGTTCAAGGACGCGCTCCCCAGCGCCGAGCGCGAGGCCATCGAGGACGAGGTCGAACCGGCTGCGGACTGA
- a CDS encoding undecaprenyl diphosphate synthase family protein: MPLYDRYLAARLQSSDADLPETVALVITERDLLEPDAYDTLEQFLDLAFQFGTEQVVVYVSVLDEGAVPTLRRELERVRAPGEVAVRGPDDDEQVDAPVQISIGLGGKHEFATAVKGLAEEARAGDLDPEDIDEDDVDRRLVFPTAPDLVIKTGAERLSDFMIWQSVYSELYFTDVNWRNFRERDYLRALRDYQDRQRRFGR; encoded by the coding sequence GTGCCACTCTACGACCGGTACCTCGCTGCCCGCCTCCAGTCCAGCGACGCCGACCTGCCCGAGACGGTCGCGCTGGTCATCACCGAGCGTGACCTGCTGGAACCGGACGCCTACGACACGCTGGAACAGTTCCTCGATCTGGCGTTCCAGTTCGGTACCGAGCAGGTGGTCGTCTACGTCAGCGTCCTCGACGAAGGCGCGGTGCCGACGCTCCGCCGGGAACTCGAACGCGTCAGGGCACCCGGCGAAGTCGCCGTCCGCGGCCCCGACGACGACGAGCAAGTAGACGCACCGGTCCAGATTTCCATCGGCCTCGGCGGGAAACACGAGTTCGCCACGGCGGTCAAGGGCCTCGCCGAGGAGGCCAGGGCCGGCGACCTCGACCCCGAAGACATCGACGAGGACGACGTCGACCGACGGCTCGTCTTCCCGACGGCGCCGGACCTGGTCATCAAGACCGGCGCCGAACGGCTCTCGGATTTCATGATCTGGCAGTCAGTCTACTCGGAACTGTACTTCACCGACGTGAACTGGCGGAACTTCCGCGAGCGCGACTACCTGCGGGCGCTGCGGGATTACCAGGACCGTCAGCGGAGATTCGGCCGGTAG